CCGCGCTGCTGGGGCGCCCGGTGGACGAATACGCCTACTACGAAAACACCGCCGATGCCGAGGTGCTGGCGTTGTCGGACCGGATCGAATTGCTCGATCCCGCGACCGGCCAGGATGGCCGGGTCGATCTGGAAGTCGTCTGCGCCGGCGCGGCGCACGCGATTTCCGGGCTGGAGATGGACAGCCTGACGCCGACCACCGACAAGATCGTCGCCAAGTTCCGCCGCCTGACCGCGCCCCATATGCCGGCGCGGCAAGGCGATGCGCTGTTGCGCATGGTGCTGGCGCTGGAAGATGTGCCGGACATCGGGGCGCTGACCGCGCTGCTGCGTCCGGCCGAATGACCCAGGCTCCCGGCAACCGGGGGCCATCCATAACTATCAGGAGACAGATTCATGAAACTGGCCAGCCTCTTGGCGGCGGGCGCCGCCGCGCTTGCCGTCGGCACCGCCGCGCACGCCGCCTATCCGGACCGCCCCATCCACGTCATCGTGCCATTCCCGCCGGGCGGCTCCACCGACGTGGTCACGCGTATCGTCGTGGCCAAGGCGCAGGAGCTGCTGGGGCAGAACATCATCGTGGAGAATCGCGGCGGCGCGGGCAGCATCATCGGCTCCGACTATGTCGCCAAGGCAGCGCCGGATGGCTATACGCTGCTGGTGGGCCAGACCGCCTTCGCGGTGAACGCCTCGCTGCGCGAGAAGCTTCCCTACGATACCGTCAAGGATTTCACTCCCATCGCGCTGATGGCCGATCATCCGGGCGTATTCCTGGCGCAGTACACCAAGCCGTACAACACCTTCAAGGAATTCATCGCCTATACCAAGGCCCATCCCGGCAAGGTCGTGTATTCGTCCGCCGGCACCGGTAGCTGGCCGCATCTGGCCATGGCCATGCTGGCCAAGGACGCGGGCCTGCAAATGGTGCACGTGCCGTACCAGGGCACGGGACCGGCCAAGGCCGACCTGATCGCCGGCCGGGTGGACGTCAAGATCGAGGCCTATGCCACGTCGATGGGCATGGTCAAGGACGGCAAGCTGAAGGTCCTGGCCGTGACCAGCGCGCAGCGCGATCCCATGTTGCCCGACGTGCCCACCATCGCGGAACTGGGCTATCCCGGCTACGAGACGTCGTATTGGATCGGTCTGCTGGGACCGGCCAAATTGCCGCCCGATATCGCCGCCAAACTGGAAAAGGTCTTTATGCAGGCCGTGAACGACCCCGAGGTCAAGCAGAAGCTGGATGCGCAGACCATCCATCCGCACGCGCTGCCGGCCAAGGACCTGGAGGCGCTGATCCACAAGGAAATCGACAAGTGGGCGGCGGTGATCAAGGACAGCAACATCGACAAGCAATAAGGAATCCCGATGACCCGCATGCAGCAACAGCGCGACGCGTCCGCGGCGATTCCCGCCGCCATGGGCCGGTTCGCGGACTACGCCGCGGCCCGCCACGTTTCCGAACGCCTGGCCGTGGCGCCCGGCATCGACATCGCCTATGTGGTGGACGACTATACCGACGGCTGGCGCCATGCACCGGTGGTGATGCTGCTGCACGGCGTGGCGGAATCCGCGGAGGCCTTCCTGGGCTGGGTGCCCCAGCTGGCGCGGCGTTGCCGCGTCATCCGCGTGGACCTGCGCGGCCATGGGCTGTCCTCGCCGGTGGACGAGCACGACGTGCTGTCGATCGCCGACATGGCTGACGATATCGACGCCGTGGCGCGGCGGATCGGTGCGCCGGTGCATGTGGTCGGCGCCAAACTGGGCGCGCAGATCGGGCTGGAGCTGGCGCAACGCGCGGTGCCCTGGATGGCCTCGCTGACCCTGGCGGGCGTGCTGATTTCGCCGGGTGGCGCGTTGGGCAAATGGGTGGATGAATGGCTGGGCCTGATCGACCGGTCGGGCGTGGAAGGGTGGGCGCGCGCGACGATGCCCGGCCGCATGGGCACGGCGCTGGCGCCGGATGCCATGCAATGGTGGACCCGCTACATGGCCCTGGCCCCCACGGCAACCGTGAAGGCCTGCATCCGCATGTTTCCCCGCTTGGCCGAACCCGCGCGGCTGGAGTCCATCGCCTGTCCCACCCAGGTCGTGGTGGCGGTGCAGCCGGAAAAGCCGGGGGCCTACGACCAGCGCCAACCGGTCGCGGAAGTACGCCGCTGGCAGACCCGTATTCCGGGATCGGAACTGGTGGAGCTGCAGGCCGATTCCTATCACATCGCCGCCACGCACCCCGACGCGTGCGCGGCCATCGCTCTACGTTTCATAGAAAGGATTTCATCATGATGGGATGGCGCGGCCGCATCGGCTTTCTGGTTCCTCCGGGCAATCCGACCGTGGAGCCCGAGATGCAGCAACTGGTGCCCAGGGGCGTGTCCCTGCACTTCACGCGCATGGTGGCCCACGGGCTGACCGGCGCGCACGCGGGACAGGAAGACCGCAATCGCACGCAGATCGCGCACATCCCGGAGAACGTCGAACTGCTGGCCATGGTCAAGCCCGGCGTCATCGTCATGGCGCATACCGCCACCAGCTATACGCTGGGCCGGCAGGGCGAGGCCGATCTGGTCGCGCGCATGGAGAAGCAGTATGGCATCCCGTTCATTACCGCCTTCGGCAGCGTGCTGGCGGCGTTCAAACACCTGGGAATCGAGCGCGTGGCCTATGCCACGCCCTATAACGCGGAAACGACGCTGCAGGGCAAGGCGCACCTGGAGTCCTGCGGCATGAACGTGGTCGCCCACGGCATCTTGCCGGGTGTGGTGAACATCTACGACGAAACGCCGGAGCGCGCATACGCCCTGGGCAGGCAGGTGGACCACCCCGACGCGCAGGCGCTGTTCCTGAGCGGTGTCGGCATGCCCACGGTGGATGCCATCAACCTATTGGAACGCGACCTGGGCAAGCCGGTGATCTCCAGCGCGACGGCGATGATGTGGAATGCGCTGCGTGTCATCGGCGTGCGCGATACGGCGCCCGATGGCGGCGCGCTGCTGGGCGCGGCAAGCGTGGCGGCCAAACGGCCTTGAGGGGCCTTGACAGGCCTTTGACAGCCCGGTCTTGACAGGCCCGTCCTTGTGGCCTTAACTCGATCGGTCCGCTTTTCCTTTTCTTCCTTCCGGCGCGAGCCGCTGCAAACAGGATACCGGCATGGTGCTCTACTTGAACGAGTCGGACGTGCGTCAACTGCTGACGATGTCCAGGGCGGTCGACGAAGTCGAACGCGCGTTTTCCGCGCATGGCCGCGGCCAGGCTTTCGATGTGCCGCGCCGCCGCACGCGCCAGCCCGGCGGCCATCTGCACATCCTGCAGGCGGCCGCGCCGGAGATCGGCTACATCGGCTACAAGGCCTATTACAACCGGCCCGGCAAGCCGCTGAATACCCTGCTGCACATGATGAACTACGAGCAGGGCAATACCGAAGCCATCATCGAATCCGACTGGCTGGGACGCATACGTACCGGGGCGGCGACGGGCGTGGCGGCACGCTACCTGGCGCGCCAGGACGCGCGCATCCTGGGCCTGTTCGGCTACGGCCGCCACGCGCGCACGCAGCTGGAAGCCGTGTGCGCCGTGCGGGATATCGCCGAAGTCAAGGTATTCGGCCGCAACGAAGACGGCGTGCGCGCCTTCTGCGAAGAAATGTCCCAGCGTGTCTCGGCCCGCGTGCGTCCGGCGCAATCGCGCGAGGAAGCGGTGCGCGGCTCGGACATCATCGTCACCATGACGCGCGCGTCCGAACCTTTGTTCGACGGACGCTGGCTGGAGCCCGGGCAGTTCGTGGCGGCGACGGGATCCAACGCCCTGGACCGGCGCGAGATCGATACGGAAACCGTGCGGCGCGCCGACCTGATCGTCGTGGATTCGCGCGAGGTCGCGCAAGGCGAATGCGGCGACCTGCTGCCTGCCTACGAAAACGGCCTGATCTATTGGGAGAACCTGGCCGATATGGGCGGTGTCGTCGCCGGCCGCTGGCCCGGCCGTACCTCGGATGCGCAGATCACATTGTTCGAGTCGCACGGCATGGCGGTGCAGGACCTGTACGCGGGCGCCGCGATATTGGCCGCCGCGCGCGAACGCGGCATGGGCACATCCCTGCCCATGGGGCCGTCCGGACCCTGACCCGGCACGGTCGGGGACTGATGCGTTCCACGCATCAATTAACCGAATATTTGCGCTTTACCGGATAAGCGCGCTTGCGCATCATGCTCGCCGTGCCGCCTGTACGAGGCGGCGCTTCTGCTTTGATTGGGACGAGATGAGCCATGACCGCGCAAGCACAAGATAAAACCCTCTTCACCGAGGCGGAACTGACGGACCTGGGAACCCGCGCCTTCGTCGGCCTGGGGCTGCCCGAAGCGGATGCCGCCGAGGTGGCGCGCATCCTGGTGCTGGCGGACCTGTTCGGCCTGTCCACGCACGGCCTGAGCCGCATCGAATCGTATGGCGACCGTCTGCAAGTGCAGGGCATCAATGCACGCGCCCGCGTGACCACGCAGGCCGTCGCGCCGGCCCTGCGCCTGGTGGACGGCGACAATGGAGTGGGGCCGCTGGTGGGCATGCACGCGCTGCGCGCCGCGATGGAGGCGGCCGAATCCTGCGGGGTAGGGGTGGCGTTCGCGCGCGGCAGCAACCATTTCGGTCCGATCTCGCCATACGGCCTGATCGCCGCGCAGGCCGGCTACGCCAGCATCATCGGCAGCAATGCCACCACCACCATCGCGCCATGGGGCGGCAGCGACGCCCGCCTGGGCAACAGCCCCCTGGGCTTCGGCGTGCCGAATCCGGGCGGCGATCCTTTCCTGCTGGACATGGCGATGAGCGTCGTGGCGCGCGCCAAGATCCGCAATGCGCTCAAGCGTGGCGAGTCCATACCGGACACCTGGGCCACCGACGCGGGCGGCCGTCCCACCACCGACCCCAAGGCGGCCCTGGATGGCTTCCTGCTGCCCATCGGCGGCCACAAGGGCTACGGCCTGGCCTTGCTGGTGGACATGTTCGCCGGCGTGCTGTCCAACGCGGCCTACCTGACGCACGTGAAGTCCTGGGTGGACGCACCGGACGAGCCGCAGAACCTGGGGCATTTCTTCATTCTGATCGATACCCGCCGCCTGGGGTCCACCCAGTGGCTGACCGACCGGATGAACGATTTCGCCGCCATCCTGCACGACAGCCCGCCTACCGATCCGGGGCAGCCCGTCATCGTTCCCGGCGAGATCGAGCTGCGCCGGATGGCGCGCCAGCGCCGGGAAGGTATCGCACTGGACGCCGCCACGGTGGCGCTGCTGCGCCAGCACGCCGCCAAGGCGCCGGCCTGATGGCGCCACGTCAGTAACCGTCAATACGCCGGCCTGAGACCGGCGGCGGGCGGGCTGTAGCGGATTCGTCGTCCGCCGGCCCGTGCCGCCATGAAAAGGAGAAGACACATGCGTAAAACCCTGGGATGCCTGGCCTTGTTCGCGCTTGCGTGGGTCAGTGCCGGCGCGCGCGCCGATACCTACCCGAGCAAGCCCATCCGCGTCATCGTGCCCTATGTCGCGGGCGGCGCGGCCGACATCACCGCGCGCGTCATGGCGCAGAAGATGTCCATGAGCATGGGCGTCGCGCTGGTGGTCGAGAACAAGCCCGGCGCCAACGGCATGATAGGCACCGACTTCGTCGCCAAGGCCGCGCCGGACGGCTATACGCTGCTGCTCGACGCCAGCGGGCCGCTGGTGGTGAATCCTTCCTTGTATGCGCGCAAGACGCCCTACGATCCGCTGAAAGACTTCGCGCCCATATCGCAGATCGCCAGCTACCAGTACGTGCTGGTCGTCCCGCAAAAATCCACCATCCGCAGCCTGGACGACCTGGTCGCGCAGGCACGCGCGCATCCGGGACAACTGAGCTACGGTTCCGCCGGCGTGGGCGCGGGCGGCCATCTGGCCGGCGAGCTGCTGGCCTTGATGACGCATACGCAGATGGTGCATGTGCCGTACAAGGGCAACGCGCAGGCCCTGACCGACGTGTTGAGCGGGCAGTTGTCCTTCACCTTCGATACCGTGGTGACATCGGTGCCGCAGATCCAGGCCGGCCGGCTGCGGCCTTACGCGGTATCGGGACCGCATCGCGCCGCTGTCCTGCCCGATATCCCCACCATGGAAGAGTTGGGCTATAAAGGCTTTTCGATCACCCAGTTCCAGGGACTGCTGGCGCCGGCGGGTACCGATCCGCGGATCGTCGCCCGCCTGCACGACGAAGTCGTCAAGGCGTCGCGCGATCCCGACGTGGTGCGCAAGCTGGTCACCGAAGGCGGCAACGATATGGTGGCCGGCACGCCGGAGGAATTCGCCGCGCAGATCCGGTCCGACCTGGAGCTCTATCGCAAGCTGATCCAGGAAGCCAACATACCCAAACAATGACACGCCGGCACGGAGCGCATGACATGTACCAACTCGATGTCCTGATCAACGGCTATCCCGGGCGCAGCCTGTTCCACGGCAGCCTGGGCTGGAGCACCACCACGCTTTTGCGCGGCGAAGGCCGCAATATCCTCGTGGACGTAGGGGCTTTCGGCGCGCGCCATCTGCTGAAGAAGCAGTTGACCGAACTGCGCATGAACGCCGCCGATATCACCGACGTGGTGTTGACGCACGCCCACTACGATCATTCGGTCAACTTCACCCTGTTTCCCAATGCCACGGTGTGGATCGGCGACCGCGAGCTGGAATGGGCCGCGGCGCAGCCGCCCGGCTTCGATCCGCTGCCGGAGCTGTACGTGCGCGAGCTCACGGTGTCGCCGCGGGTGCGGCGCATCGCCGACGGCGAACGGTTCCTGCCGGGCTTCACCGCCATCGTCGCGCCGGGCCATACGCCAGGCCATCTGCTGTTCACCGTGTCCGGCGCGGCGCAGCCGCTGCTGTTCACCGGCGATGCCGCGAAAAACCGTGCCGAGCTTCTCAGCATGACGGTCAACGATACCTACGACATGCCGACCAGCCGCGCGACGCTGGAGCTGATCTGGGCGACCTGGCGGCGGCAGCCGGATACCTTGCTGATTCCCGGACACGATCTGTGCATGCGGCTGGACGACAAGGGCGAGCCCGTCTATGTCGGCGAGCGGCGCGCCGCCATGAATGCCTGGTTCGGCGAAAACCTGGAACCGACCGTTATCGATCTATGCTGCGGCGGCGAGACGGCCCGCTACAGCGCCTGATCCCGATGCCCGCGCCCCCGCGCCGGCTTCCTACACGAGAGACTCGACATGTCGCTTGATCCGCAAGTCCTTGCCAAATTCATTCCCACCGGCCGCCTGCGCGCGTCCATCAACGTCGGCAATCCCATCCTGGCGCGCCGCGACGACGGCCCGGGCGGTGCGGCCGGCGTGTCCGTCGACCTGGCGCGCGCCTTCGCCAAGCGCCTGGGCGTGGAGCTGGAACTGGTGGTCTTCGATAGCGCCGGCAAATCGGTAGACGCGGTGACGGCCGAGCAGGCGGACATCGGCTTTTTCGCCATCGATCCGGTGCGCGGCGCCGGTATCAATTTCACCGACGCCTATGTGCTTATCGAAGGCGCCTACCTGGTGCGCGAAGACTCGCCGCTGCGCGAGCGCGCGGAGGTAGACCGTCCCGGCATCCGCGTCACGGTGGGCAAAGGCAGCGCGTATGACCTGTACCTGACGCGCGAACTGAAGCAGGCTGAAATCGTGCGCGCGCCCACGTCGCCGGCGGTGGTCGATTTCTTCGTTGCCGAAAAGACCGAGGTCGCGGCCGGCGTGAAGCAGCAGCTGGAAGCCGATATGCAGCGCGTCCCGGGGCTGCGCCTGCTGCCGGGCAGCTTCATGGTGATCCGCCAGGCGATGGGCATGCCCAAGGGCCGTGGCGATGCCGCGGCCAATGAACTGCGCGCCTTCGTCGAGGAAATGAAAGCCAGCGGTTTCGTGGCCGAGGCCCTGAAGCGCCACCGCATCGAAGGCGCCGCCGTGGCTCCCGCCGCGGCCTGAAGATCGCGCGCCCGCGATGTACGTACGGCCGGCGGGACGCCGATCCCGCCGGCGTTCGCCTAGCGCCGCGGCGCGGGCGCTTGCACCACCTGCGCGATGAAGGCATCCAGCGCCGGATTGTCGTGCCGCTCGCGCCACGCGAGGTACATCTCGGCGTAAAGCTTGTTGCGCGCCAGTGGCAGGAACGATACCCCGTCCAGGCGCAGTTCGCGCGCCGAGCCGGGCACCAGCCCGACGCCCAGCCCCGCGCGCACCAATCCCAGCAAGGTATGCGTCTGGCCGGCGTGCTGGACATAGTCCGGCTCGACGCCGGCCGCGCCCAGCGCGGCGGCAATCCGCTCGTAGAAATACTTGCCCTCGCTGGGCGCGTAGGCAACGAAGGGCTGGCGATGCAGGCTGCGCAGCGGCACGGCCTCGTACGCCAGCAGCGGCGAGTGGCGCGGGACCGCCAGCACCATGGGTTCGCGCTCGATCAGGCGATGCGCCAGGCCGTCCTGCCGGGGCAGGTGGCGCGCCAGCATGGCGTCCAGTTCGCCAGCCACCAGCAGCCGGCCCAGGTCCGTGGAGACGCGCTCGCGCAATTCGATGTCGACGTCGGGCAGCAGTTTGCGCGCTTTCATGACCCAGTCCGGCATCAGGCGGTAGGCCGCCACCGCGGTGAATCCCAGCGTGATATGCCCGGCCTCGCCGCCGGAGGCGCGGCGTGCGCTGGATGCCGCGCGCGCCGAATACGCCAGCAGATGGCGCGCGTCGCGCAGGAAGCGTTGGCCCGCGGAGGTCAGGTTGACCACGCGGCTGCTGCGTTCCAGCAGCATCACGCCAAGCGCCTGCTCCAGCAGCCGGATCTGCCGGCTGAGCGGCGGCTGGGTCATGCACAGGCGCGCGGCGGCACGGCCGAAATGCAGCTCTTCCGCGACGGCGACGAAACACTCGAGTTGGCGCAGGTCCATCGATATAAGAATTGTATTGATCCTTGCTATTTATAGCTTGATCGCGCGGATAGCGGAAATCGTCCCTATACTCCAGGCCTCGACCACGCATCGGCCCGCGGTCCTTCATCCGGAAGGCAGGCCTGGCGGGACGTACCGGCGCAGACCGGATGCCCTCCAGGTACGGCACGCCATGGGCGCCAGCCCGGGCGCGCTGCCCGCGTCGCCGTGCGCATCGACGAGGAGACGACAATGAAGACCCATCCCATGGCGCGCCTGCGTGCGCGCTTGCTGACGGCCGCCTTCGCGCTGACCGCGATCCTGCCGGGTGCCGGCCGTGCCGCCGACGATTTTCCCTCCCGTCCCATCAGCCTGATCGTGCCGTTTTCGCCGGGCGGGGGCACGGATATTTCGGCGCGCCTGCTGGCCTCGGCACTGGGCCAGCACATGAATGCTTCCGTGGTGGTGGACAACCGGCCGGGCGCGGGCGGGCAGATCGCCGCCGACCTGGTGGCACGCGCGGCGCCGGACGGCTACACGCTGCTGTTCGCCAATTCCGGCATGCTGGCGATCAATCCCTGGCTGTACAAGCTGCACAGCGATCCGGCCAAGGCCTTCGTTCCCGTGTCGATGTTTTCCGATTTGCCCTTCGTCCTGGTGGTGCCGACCGCGCTGCAGGCCAAGTCCGTCGGGGAACTCGTCGCGATGGCCCGGTCGCAGCCAGGCGCGCATACCTTTGCCAGTTCGGGTACCGGCGGCGCGCCTCACCTGGCAGGAGAAATTTTCCAGCAGGCCACCGGTGTGCAGCTGACCCACGTGCCCTACAAGGGCGGCGGACCGGCCATGACGGATCTGATGGCCGGCCGCGTCGACATGCTGTTCGCATCGGTGCTGGAGACGGTCACGTATGTGAATGCCGGCAAACTGCGCGCGCTGGCGGTGACCGGCCCGGCGCGATCGCCGGTCATGCCGGACGTTCCCACGCTGGACGAAGCGGGCGTGCACAATGCGCAGACGGGCTCATGGACCGCCGTGCTGGCGCCCGCGGGGACGCCGCAGGCCATCGTGGATAAACTGTCGCTGGCCATACGCCAGGTGGCCGCCTTGCCGGACGTCAAGGAAAAGCTGGTCTCGCAAGGCGCGGTGCCGCACGGTTCCACGCCCCAGGAACTGGCCGAGCTTGCCGCTCGCGAACGCGCGCGCTATGGCGATATCATCAAACAACGCAATCTGCACGTCGATTAGGAACCTGCGAGGCCGGGGCCGATCCGCGGCAATGCTTCACGGCGCCATCCCTACCATGCACACCGATACCCACGACACCGAACTCCTGATGGCCGGCCCCTTGCTGCCGCAGCTCATGGCCCGCATCGAGGCGAAGTACCGCGTGCACCGCTGGTGGGAAATCGCCGACCGCGCCGCCTTCCTGGCCCGGCACGGGTCCTCCATACGGGGCATCGCCACCAGCGGCCGCTACGGCGCGACCGGCGAAATGATCCGGTCCTTGCCGGCCCTGGAGGTGATCGTCAGCTTCGGCGTGGGCGTGGATCCCATCGATATGGAGGCGGCGCGCGAACGCGATGTCGTCGTGGCCAACACGCCCGGCGTGCTGGACGATTGTGTCGCCGATACGGCGCTGGCGCTGATGCTGGCCGTCTCGAGGCGCATCTGCGAACTGGACCGCTTCGTGCGCGCCGGCCGCTGGAAGAACGAAACCCCGCCCCTGGGGCGCAAGCTCGGCGGCCGCCGCTGCGGCATCCTGGGGCTGGGCAATATCGGCCGGCAGATCGCGCGGCGCGCCGAAGCCTTCGGGATGGACATCGCCTATCACAACCGGTCGCCGCGCGGCGACGTGCCGGCGCATTACCGCTATTGCGCGGACGTGCATGCGCTGGCGCGGGAAAGCGACATCCTGGTGTTGTCGCTGCCCGGGGGCGGTGCGACGCGCGGCCTCATCGACGAAGGCGTCATCGATGCCTTGGGCGCGCAGGGCATCCTGGTCAACGTGTCGCGCGGCAGCGTGGTGGACCAGGAGGCGCTGGTCCGCGCTCTGCGCGAAGGCCGGCTGGCCGGCGCGGGACTGGATGTCTTCGAAAACGAACCGGAGGTGCCGGCGGAGCTCTGCGCCATGGAGCAGGTCGTGCTGTCGCCGCATATCGGCAGCAGCACGGTCGAAACGCGGCAGGCCATGGCCGACCTGGTCTTCTCCAACCTGGAAGGATGGTTCGAACAGCGCCGGGTGCTGACGCCCGTGGCCTGAGTCAGGCCGACGCGTTGCTGCGGGCTTCTCCCAGCATGGCATCCGCGATACGCGCCGCCGTGCTGACAGAGTCCGTCAGGCCCAGGTGGCCGTGTCCCGTGGCCAGCCATAAGCCGGCCCGCCCCTGGACTTCGCCGATCACCGGCACCGAATCCGGCATGCACGGCCGATGCCCCATCCACTGAGTGGGGGCTGCCTCGCCGATGCCTTCGAAGGTCTCGCGCGCGATGTGCTCCAGCATTTGCGCGCGCCGCGGGTCCGGCGCGCGCGACAGCCCGGCGATTTCCACCGTCCCGCCCACACGCAGCCCTTCCTCCATCGGCGTCACGAACACTTTGCGGTCCGCCAGGACCACCGTGCGCGAGACCGTTGCCGACGCTCCCTGGAATTGCACGTGGTAGCCGCGCTGGCTTTCCAGCTGTAGCGGCACGCCCAGGGGCCGCAGCAGCCGGGGCGTCCAGGCGCCGGCGGCGACGACGACGTGCCGGAAATCGCGGCGCGCGCCATCGACCGTCACGGCCCAGCCCGCGCCGGAGCGTTCCGGCGTGGCCGCTTGTCCGCGCAGCAGCTCGCCGCCGCGCGCGACATAGGCGCGCGCGACCGCTTGCACGTAGCGGAAGGGATTCAGGATCGTGACGTGGTCGGCCAGGAACATGCCGATGCGGTAGCGCGCGCCGACCGCGGGTTCGAGGCTCAGGATGCCCTGGCGGTCCAGCCGTTCGAACCGGTAACCGTACTGTTCGCGCAGGCGCCAGCCGCCGGCATCCTTTGCCAGCGCCGCCTCATCGGGATAAAGGTGCAGGTGGCCGCGCTGCAGCACGAGCTCCGGCACGCCGATCTCGCGCGCCAGCGCCAGATGGCGCTGCGCCGCGTCCGCGTGCAGGGCGGCCAGCCGCCGTGCCGCGTCGGCGACGGCCTCGGCCCGCGAGGCGGCGACGAATCGCAGCAGCCAGGGCAGGGCGCGCGGAAGATAGGCCAACGACAGGCGCAGCGGGCTTTTGGGATCCAACAGCATGCCGGGCACGGTTTTCAGGATACCGGGCATGGCCAGCGGCGCCACGGAACCCGAGCTGATCGCGCCGGAATTGCCATAGCTGCATCCGCTGCCCGGTTCGGCGGGGTCGATCAACGTTACCTGGGCGCCGCGCCGCTGCAGCGTATACGCCGTGACGGCGCCCACCACGCCGGCGCCAATGACGGCGACCCGCATGCCGGCGCGTGTACTTCCCGCGCCGTCATAGATTCCACTTGTGTCGCGCATCGTGCAGACCCTAGGCGTCCTCGTTGCCAATGACATAGCGGATGAAGCCGCTATGCGGGGTGTATTTGTCGTAGAGGCCGCGCGCGCGGTAATTGTTTTCCTTGGTCTGCCAGTACAGCCGCGACCATTTGCGCGCCTTCATTTCGTCGACCAGCCAGTCGATCAACTGCCGGCCCACGCCGTTGGCGCGCGCCTCCGGATCGACGAACAGGTCCTGCAGATAGCACACCGGGGCCAGCGTCGACGTGTTCTCGTGCAGCAGGTAATTCGCGATCCCGATGACCGCGCCGGTATCGTCTTCGGCAACGATGGCATACACCGGCGAGTGCGGATCCAGGATGCGCGACCAGGTATGGCGGGTGATGGCGGCGTCGGGTTCGCGTTCATAGAAACGCGTGTAGCTGTCCCACAGGATGCGCCAGCGCGCTTCGTCCCGGGGCTCGATCGGTCGGATGTGTGTTTTGGGCATGGCCGGCAACGGGTGGGGTCGCGCGCGGCCGGCGTGGCCGCCCTAGCGCGGGAACAGCTGATCGTACACGTCGCCGGCCAGGGCCTGCAATTCCGGCGCGGGCAGATCGCCATTCAGGGCATAGCCATAGCCGTTCTCTACCCA
The window above is part of the Bordetella genomosp. 11 genome. Proteins encoded here:
- a CDS encoding Bug family tripartite tricarboxylate transporter substrate binding protein is translated as MKLASLLAAGAAALAVGTAAHAAYPDRPIHVIVPFPPGGSTDVVTRIVVAKAQELLGQNIIVENRGGAGSIIGSDYVAKAAPDGYTLLVGQTAFAVNASLREKLPYDTVKDFTPIALMADHPGVFLAQYTKPYNTFKEFIAYTKAHPGKVVYSSAGTGSWPHLAMAMLAKDAGLQMVHVPYQGTGPAKADLIAGRVDVKIEAYATSMGMVKDGKLKVLAVTSAQRDPMLPDVPTIAELGYPGYETSYWIGLLGPAKLPPDIAAKLEKVFMQAVNDPEVKQKLDAQTIHPHALPAKDLEALIHKEIDKWAAVIKDSNIDKQ
- a CDS encoding alpha/beta fold hydrolase, giving the protein MTRMQQQRDASAAIPAAMGRFADYAAARHVSERLAVAPGIDIAYVVDDYTDGWRHAPVVMLLHGVAESAEAFLGWVPQLARRCRVIRVDLRGHGLSSPVDEHDVLSIADMADDIDAVARRIGAPVHVVGAKLGAQIGLELAQRAVPWMASLTLAGVLISPGGALGKWVDEWLGLIDRSGVEGWARATMPGRMGTALAPDAMQWWTRYMALAPTATVKACIRMFPRLAEPARLESIACPTQVVVAVQPEKPGAYDQRQPVAEVRRWQTRIPGSELVELQADSYHIAATHPDACAAIALRFIERISS
- a CDS encoding ornithine cyclodeaminase family protein, with amino-acid sequence MVLYLNESDVRQLLTMSRAVDEVERAFSAHGRGQAFDVPRRRTRQPGGHLHILQAAAPEIGYIGYKAYYNRPGKPLNTLLHMMNYEQGNTEAIIESDWLGRIRTGAATGVAARYLARQDARILGLFGYGRHARTQLEAVCAVRDIAEVKVFGRNEDGVRAFCEEMSQRVSARVRPAQSREEAVRGSDIIVTMTRASEPLFDGRWLEPGQFVAATGSNALDRREIDTETVRRADLIVVDSREVAQGECGDLLPAYENGLIYWENLADMGGVVAGRWPGRTSDAQITLFESHGMAVQDLYAGAAILAAARERGMGTSLPMGPSGP
- a CDS encoding Ldh family oxidoreductase; translated protein: MTAQAQDKTLFTEAELTDLGTRAFVGLGLPEADAAEVARILVLADLFGLSTHGLSRIESYGDRLQVQGINARARVTTQAVAPALRLVDGDNGVGPLVGMHALRAAMEAAESCGVGVAFARGSNHFGPISPYGLIAAQAGYASIIGSNATTTIAPWGGSDARLGNSPLGFGVPNPGGDPFLLDMAMSVVARAKIRNALKRGESIPDTWATDAGGRPTTDPKAALDGFLLPIGGHKGYGLALLVDMFAGVLSNAAYLTHVKSWVDAPDEPQNLGHFFILIDTRRLGSTQWLTDRMNDFAAILHDSPPTDPGQPVIVPGEIELRRMARQRREGIALDAATVALLRQHAAKAPA
- a CDS encoding MBL fold metallo-hydrolase, with the protein product MYQLDVLINGYPGRSLFHGSLGWSTTTLLRGEGRNILVDVGAFGARHLLKKQLTELRMNAADITDVVLTHAHYDHSVNFTLFPNATVWIGDRELEWAAAQPPGFDPLPELYVRELTVSPRVRRIADGERFLPGFTAIVAPGHTPGHLLFTVSGAAQPLLFTGDAAKNRAELLSMTVNDTYDMPTSRATLELIWATWRRQPDTLLIPGHDLCMRLDDKGEPVYVGERRAAMNAWFGENLEPTVIDLCCGGETARYSA
- a CDS encoding maleate cis-trans isomerase family protein, translating into MMGWRGRIGFLVPPGNPTVEPEMQQLVPRGVSLHFTRMVAHGLTGAHAGQEDRNRTQIAHIPENVELLAMVKPGVIVMAHTATSYTLGRQGEADLVARMEKQYGIPFITAFGSVLAAFKHLGIERVAYATPYNAETTLQGKAHLESCGMNVVAHGILPGVVNIYDETPERAYALGRQVDHPDAQALFLSGVGMPTVDAINLLERDLGKPVISSATAMMWNALRVIGVRDTAPDGGALLGAASVAAKRP
- a CDS encoding ABC transporter substrate-binding protein produces the protein MSLDPQVLAKFIPTGRLRASINVGNPILARRDDGPGGAAGVSVDLARAFAKRLGVELELVVFDSAGKSVDAVTAEQADIGFFAIDPVRGAGINFTDAYVLIEGAYLVREDSPLRERAEVDRPGIRVTVGKGSAYDLYLTRELKQAEIVRAPTSPAVVDFFVAEKTEVAAGVKQQLEADMQRVPGLRLLPGSFMVIRQAMGMPKGRGDAAANELRAFVEEMKASGFVAEALKRHRIEGAAVAPAAA
- a CDS encoding Bug family tripartite tricarboxylate transporter substrate binding protein, producing MRKTLGCLALFALAWVSAGARADTYPSKPIRVIVPYVAGGAADITARVMAQKMSMSMGVALVVENKPGANGMIGTDFVAKAAPDGYTLLLDASGPLVVNPSLYARKTPYDPLKDFAPISQIASYQYVLVVPQKSTIRSLDDLVAQARAHPGQLSYGSAGVGAGGHLAGELLALMTHTQMVHVPYKGNAQALTDVLSGQLSFTFDTVVTSVPQIQAGRLRPYAVSGPHRAAVLPDIPTMEELGYKGFSITQFQGLLAPAGTDPRIVARLHDEVVKASRDPDVVRKLVTEGGNDMVAGTPEEFAAQIRSDLELYRKLIQEANIPKQ